In Persicimonas caeni, a single window of DNA contains:
- a CDS encoding SurA N-terminal domain-containing protein, which yields MLEDVRRAARSGFSYILVAGLIVIFAFFFGVPADSCGGGAPGARRHVASVAGEDVHTDDLNVIYNRVYGTRDRGDEAQIQRQQAQALKAYLIIELLAHKAREAGLRVSDEEFKAFMANPATHLSSFETTNYMRSPMNIPELRAAYGNQGSWDGTFYKRYVQNMLRVSLPDYEQFKREEMLARKYLTLMEMQIGVLPQEVENLDQIRNTKLNLEFVKFQPEQLAEHVQVTDEQVQQFIANNKDKVEKYYEENQADYETPEKLAVRRIYIERGAEVDGKTAEQRFTEAKKRIEGGEDFATVAGEINDALKAEQGFMKLTSAENMSQDIVEALEGVEVGDFREIKNDTEFMLVKLEERQEAVKTPLADVQNEIARDLLQQEKVDELVAKMSEKLVAKAKEAGSLEKALAELEPKMNGEGEGTDAEGEGEKGALAIVAPDTLPWSAVEVGTTGEFTLEGQDLSSMFRGQLPPGVSLGRSPWDRIPKIGQSRKLAVDAFTKLTEEKPLAEKPYAVNDTKVVVRLKSKTTPDASADKAEGGDEKPAAGADDELLAELRDEKVQGLLGRWELLFASPSMDYGPWLEQQYEQAVKSGVIDLESANDPMVAMIDPTAVAATAEGAEGAPVELSPTEAPAQKEAGDEKE from the coding sequence ATGCTAGAAGACGTCCGCCGCGCAGCAAGAAGTGGCTTCTCCTATATACTGGTTGCTGGTCTGATCGTCATCTTCGCCTTTTTCTTCGGCGTGCCCGCTGACAGTTGTGGCGGCGGCGCCCCCGGCGCCCGGCGTCACGTAGCCAGCGTTGCCGGCGAAGATGTGCATACTGATGATCTCAACGTCATCTACAACCGCGTTTACGGTACCCGTGACCGCGGTGACGAAGCCCAGATTCAGCGGCAGCAGGCCCAAGCACTCAAAGCATACCTGATTATCGAGTTGCTTGCACACAAAGCTCGCGAAGCTGGACTGCGTGTCAGCGACGAGGAGTTCAAGGCGTTTATGGCCAACCCGGCCACGCACCTGTCGTCGTTCGAGACGACCAACTACATGCGCTCGCCGATGAATATCCCGGAGCTTCGCGCCGCCTACGGCAACCAAGGCAGCTGGGATGGTACCTTCTATAAGCGCTACGTCCAGAATATGTTGCGCGTCAGCCTGCCCGACTACGAGCAGTTCAAGCGCGAGGAGATGCTGGCGCGTAAGTATCTGACTCTCATGGAGATGCAGATCGGCGTGCTTCCTCAGGAAGTCGAGAACCTCGATCAGATCCGCAACACCAAGTTGAACCTGGAGTTCGTCAAGTTCCAGCCCGAGCAGCTCGCCGAGCATGTTCAGGTTACCGACGAACAGGTCCAGCAGTTCATCGCCAACAACAAGGACAAGGTCGAGAAGTATTACGAGGAAAACCAGGCCGACTACGAGACGCCCGAGAAGCTCGCCGTGCGACGCATCTACATCGAGCGCGGCGCTGAGGTCGACGGCAAGACCGCCGAGCAGCGGTTTACGGAAGCCAAGAAGCGCATCGAAGGCGGCGAGGACTTCGCCACCGTGGCCGGCGAGATCAACGACGCTCTCAAGGCCGAGCAAGGCTTCATGAAGCTCACGTCGGCCGAAAACATGAGCCAAGACATCGTCGAAGCTCTCGAAGGCGTCGAGGTCGGCGACTTCCGCGAAATCAAAAACGACACCGAGTTCATGCTGGTGAAGCTCGAGGAGCGCCAGGAAGCGGTCAAGACGCCGCTCGCCGACGTGCAAAACGAGATCGCCCGCGACCTTCTGCAGCAAGAAAAGGTCGACGAACTCGTCGCGAAGATGAGCGAGAAGCTCGTGGCAAAGGCCAAAGAGGCAGGCTCGCTCGAGAAGGCGCTCGCCGAACTCGAGCCGAAGATGAACGGTGAAGGTGAAGGTACCGATGCCGAAGGCGAAGGTGAGAAAGGAGCTCTCGCCATCGTCGCTCCCGACACCCTGCCCTGGTCCGCCGTCGAGGTTGGCACCACCGGCGAGTTCACCCTCGAAGGCCAAGACCTGTCGAGCATGTTCCGCGGCCAGCTTCCGCCGGGAGTCTCGCTGGGACGCTCGCCGTGGGACCGCATCCCCAAGATTGGTCAGAGCCGCAAGCTCGCCGTCGACGCCTTCACCAAGCTCACCGAGGAGAAGCCGCTCGCCGAGAAGCCCTACGCAGTCAACGACACCAAGGTCGTCGTTCGCCTGAAGAGCAAGACGACGCCGGATGCATCTGCGGACAAGGCCGAAGGAGGCGATGAGAAGCCTGCTGCCGGCGCCGACGACGAACTGCTGGCCGAGCTTCGCGACGAGAAGGTCCAAGGCCTGCTTGGCCGCTGGGAGCTTCTCTTCGCCAGCCCGTCGATGGACTACGGCCCCTGGCTCGAGCAACAGTACGAGCAGGCCGTCAAGTCGGGTGTCATTGATCTCGAGTCGGCTAATGACCCGATGGTCGCCATGATCGACCCGACGGCAGTCGCAGCGACCGCTGAGGGCGCCGAGGGCGCGCCCGTCGAGCTCAGCCCGACCGAGGCTCCGGCTCAGAAGGAAGCCGGCGACGAGAAGGAATGA
- a CDS encoding rod shape-determining protein has product MVVNKLLGLFSNDLAIDLGTANTLVYAKGKGIVCSEPSVVAVRKDARGGKSVKAVGREAKEMLGRTPGSIVAIRPMKDGVIADFEITEAMLRYFIQRAHNRRKLMRPRIVICVPFGITEVEKRAVRESAEQAGAREVYLIEEPMAAAIGAGLPIAEPSGNMIVDVGGGTTEVAVISLSGIVYSQSVRVGGDKMDEAIVQHMKRKYNLLVGERTAEMIKCTIGTAYPTDEVMTMEVKGRDLVAGLPKTLEVNSDEIRDALQEPINAIVEAVRIALERTPPELSADIVDKGIVLAGGGALLKNLDILLREETGLPVLIADDPMSSVVLGSGQTLDEIELLREVADNSY; this is encoded by the coding sequence ATGGTTGTCAACAAGCTGCTGGGCCTTTTTTCCAACGATCTTGCCATCGACTTGGGGACGGCGAACACCCTCGTGTACGCCAAGGGCAAGGGGATCGTGTGTAGTGAGCCTTCGGTTGTTGCTGTTCGAAAGGATGCACGCGGAGGCAAGAGCGTCAAAGCGGTGGGCCGCGAAGCCAAGGAGATGTTGGGGCGAACCCCCGGCAGTATCGTGGCGATTCGGCCGATGAAGGACGGCGTCATCGCCGACTTCGAGATCACCGAGGCGATGCTGCGCTACTTCATCCAACGCGCGCACAACCGCCGCAAGCTGATGCGCCCCCGCATCGTCATCTGCGTGCCATTCGGCATCACCGAGGTCGAAAAGCGCGCCGTGCGCGAGTCGGCCGAGCAGGCCGGCGCCCGCGAGGTCTACCTCATCGAGGAGCCGATGGCTGCCGCCATTGGCGCGGGCCTTCCCATCGCCGAGCCGTCGGGCAACATGATTGTCGACGTCGGTGGCGGAACCACCGAGGTCGCCGTCATCAGTCTGTCGGGCATCGTCTACTCGCAGTCGGTGCGCGTGGGCGGCGACAAGATGGACGAGGCGATCGTCCAGCACATGAAGCGCAAGTACAACCTGCTCGTCGGCGAGCGCACCGCCGAGATGATCAAGTGCACCATCGGCACCGCCTATCCCACCGACGAGGTCATGACCATGGAGGTCAAAGGCCGCGACTTGGTCGCCGGCCTGCCCAAGACCCTCGAGGTCAACTCCGACGAGATCCGCGACGCGCTCCAAGAACCCATCAACGCCATTGTCGAAGCCGTGCGCATCGCGCTCGAGCGCACCCCGCCGGAACTCTCGGCGGATATCGTCGACAAGGGAATCGTGCTGGCCGGGGGCGGCGCGCTGCTCAAGAACCTCGACATCCTCCTGCGCGAGGAGACCGGTCTGCCCGTGCTGATCGCCGACGACCCCATGTCCTCGGTCGTGCTCGGCAGCGGCCAGACTCTCGACGAGATCGAGCTGCTGCGAGAAGTGGCCGATAACAGCTACTGA
- the mreC gene encoding rod shape-determining protein MreC has protein sequence MYDFLSNHRPKLVALLLVALPLVMLASAGDARVGHEPSSKPVQVVRSGLAWTELGAYRSVGWLGDAWARLVDGELADENEKLRKEVARLREEKSRLIGVLQENARLRDLVGFKKRHPEFEMVPARVVGRDISPYFRVLRLKLESNQKLKPRQPVVVASGVVGQIHEVYGQFAEVIIVSDPRSRIDAVSQRNRAPGIVEGLGHERDYLARVSYLNQKDEMREGDVMVTGGKGGVFPKELVIGTVTAVDNAERGLFQQVRLEPAVDFSRLEEVFVITGTK, from the coding sequence ATGTACGATTTTTTGAGCAACCATCGACCCAAGCTCGTAGCGCTCCTCTTGGTGGCGCTTCCGCTGGTCATGCTCGCCTCGGCGGGAGACGCCCGAGTCGGTCACGAGCCGTCGAGCAAGCCTGTTCAGGTGGTGCGCAGCGGCCTCGCCTGGACTGAACTGGGCGCCTATCGCTCGGTAGGCTGGTTGGGAGATGCCTGGGCGCGGCTGGTCGACGGAGAGTTGGCCGACGAGAACGAAAAGCTTCGCAAGGAGGTCGCCCGGCTTCGCGAGGAGAAGTCACGGCTGATTGGCGTGCTCCAAGAGAACGCCCGCCTTCGCGACCTCGTCGGCTTCAAGAAGCGCCATCCCGAGTTCGAGATGGTTCCGGCGCGCGTGGTCGGCCGAGATATCAGCCCCTACTTTCGAGTATTGCGCCTCAAGCTCGAGTCGAACCAGAAGCTAAAGCCGCGCCAGCCTGTCGTGGTCGCCAGCGGTGTTGTCGGCCAGATTCACGAGGTCTACGGCCAATTCGCCGAGGTGATCATCGTCTCCGACCCCAGAAGCCGCATCGACGCGGTCAGTCAACGAAACCGCGCCCCCGGCATCGTCGAGGGCCTGGGTCACGAGCGCGACTACCTCGCCCGCGTCTCCTATCTGAACCAGAAGGACGAGATGCGCGAGGGCGACGTCATGGTTACCGGCGGCAAAGGCGGAGTCTTTCCCAAGGAGCTCGTCATCGGCACGGTGACCGCCGTCGACAACGCCGAGCGAGGGCTCTTCCAGCAGGTACGCCTCGAGCCGGCCGTCGACTTTTCGCGGCTCGAAGAAGTCTTTGTCATCACCGGCACGAAGTAG
- the mrdA gene encoding penicillin-binding protein 2: MAGSSHIPKRRQGGGIDNYRGRYIWLIAGFAFAFLCIIARLWYLQIIRGDEFYRSSSENIIRDIELRAPRGRILDRNGRVLAENRPSFDIYVLPHIFRKHDTDKTLDLLQRYLHLSEGEVERIAQRAKANASEVLVRRDATRAQVAALETDKMRLPGVEVRANSHRHYPLNHVGAHAIGFLAEAGQSELERLEAYGYSPGDYIGRMGLERAFEEVLRGSPGIDRQVVDAHGIPQGEAQTRFLIGDYKEVKPVPGRDLVTTLDADLMESIDQAMRKYPSGAVVAMDPRDGSVLALYSKPSINPNSWTGRLSSLEKMRTDNDPFKPMLDKTVSAYFPGSIYKTVSSAAALEEGLMSTDSEVTCYGAYKFGGRRFRCWKWGGHGHVDVVEALKGSCDVYYYQVADQLGIDTLAEYGYEFGFGEKTGLPINYESAGRVPTKEWHRKHSPEGFQYGFALNTVIGQGDTLVTPLQAAVSYAAIANGGKLYYPKLVRDIRSAGGDTLFEFASKVRRRLDIEDETLETIKRGLEAVVQEDGGTAYSKRLDNVKVAGKTGTAQVHSIGAVRVANRDKEFQLRDHAWFASYAPSDNPEIVVVVFLEHAGHGGSEAAPVAMKVLEEYFDKDDELSMNTMPNTTNDSIGSEAQ; encoded by the coding sequence ATGGCAGGATCGTCTCACATCCCGAAACGCCGCCAGGGCGGCGGTATCGATAACTACCGCGGCCGGTATATCTGGTTGATCGCCGGCTTCGCGTTCGCCTTTTTGTGCATCATCGCTCGCCTCTGGTACTTGCAGATCATCCGAGGCGACGAATTTTATCGGTCGAGCTCCGAGAACATCATCCGGGACATCGAATTGCGCGCCCCGCGCGGCCGGATCTTGGACCGCAATGGCCGCGTGCTCGCCGAGAATCGCCCCTCCTTCGACATCTACGTGCTTCCGCACATCTTCCGGAAGCACGACACCGACAAGACCCTCGACTTGTTGCAGCGCTACTTGCACCTGTCGGAAGGAGAGGTCGAGCGCATCGCTCAGCGAGCGAAGGCCAACGCTTCGGAGGTCCTCGTACGCCGCGACGCCACCCGCGCGCAGGTCGCCGCGCTCGAGACCGACAAGATGCGCCTTCCCGGCGTCGAAGTGCGTGCCAACTCCCATCGACACTATCCGCTCAATCATGTCGGCGCCCACGCCATCGGTTTCTTGGCCGAGGCGGGCCAGAGTGAGCTCGAACGCCTCGAAGCCTACGGCTACAGCCCCGGAGATTATATCGGGCGCATGGGACTCGAACGCGCGTTCGAGGAGGTTTTGCGAGGCTCGCCAGGGATCGATCGTCAGGTCGTCGACGCGCACGGCATCCCGCAGGGTGAGGCGCAGACGCGCTTTCTGATCGGCGATTACAAAGAGGTCAAACCGGTGCCCGGGCGCGACTTGGTGACCACGCTCGACGCCGATCTGATGGAGTCGATCGACCAGGCGATGCGCAAATATCCGTCGGGGGCGGTCGTGGCGATGGACCCGCGCGACGGCAGCGTGCTCGCGCTCTACAGCAAGCCGAGCATCAACCCGAACTCTTGGACGGGGCGTCTGTCGTCGCTCGAGAAGATGCGGACCGACAACGACCCGTTCAAGCCGATGCTCGACAAGACGGTCAGCGCCTATTTCCCCGGGTCGATCTACAAGACCGTGTCCAGCGCGGCCGCGCTCGAAGAAGGCTTGATGAGCACCGACAGCGAGGTGACTTGCTACGGCGCCTACAAATTCGGCGGGCGCCGCTTCCGCTGCTGGAAATGGGGCGGCCACGGTCACGTCGACGTCGTCGAGGCGCTCAAGGGCTCGTGCGACGTCTACTACTACCAGGTCGCCGACCAACTCGGCATCGACACCTTGGCCGAGTACGGCTACGAGTTCGGCTTTGGCGAGAAGACCGGACTTCCCATCAACTACGAGAGCGCCGGCCGGGTCCCCACCAAGGAATGGCATCGAAAGCATAGCCCCGAGGGCTTCCAGTACGGCTTTGCCCTGAACACGGTCATCGGGCAGGGCGACACGCTCGTCACTCCGTTGCAGGCAGCGGTCTCCTACGCCGCGATCGCCAACGGCGGCAAGCTCTACTATCCGAAGCTCGTCAGAGATATCCGCAGCGCCGGCGGTGACACGCTGTTCGAGTTCGCCTCGAAGGTGCGCCGACGCCTCGACATCGAGGACGAGACGCTCGAGACGATCAAGCGCGGGCTCGAAGCCGTCGTCCAGGAGGATGGAGGCACCGCGTACTCGAAGCGGCTCGACAACGTCAAAGTGGCCGGCAAGACCGGTACCGCCCAGGTTCACTCCATCGGGGCGGTACGCGTGGCCAACCGCGACAAAGAGTTCCAGCTTCGCGACCACGCCTGGTTTGCCTCTTATGCGCCAAGCGACAACCCCGAAATCGTCGTCGTGGTCTTCCTCGAGCACGCCGGCCACGGCGGCAGCGAGGCCGCCCCGGTGGCCATGAAAGTGCTCGAAGAGTACTTCGACAAAGACGACGAGCTGTCGATGAACACCATGCCGAACACGACCAACGACTCCATTGGCAGCGAGGCGCAGTGA
- the rodA gene encoding rod shape-determining protein RodA: protein MQGPSGKLQLLFERIDWPLLLIVGTLGGLGVLNLYSAASATGGFALHTRQAIWFLTGLGLVGLVALVDYRVIARWAYIIFGAVVFLLVAVLLVGTELNGSKRWLNFGFFMMQPSELLKVAVIIVTARFFHDQDRSEPYGLFQLAKPLGIVGFGVFFVLIQPDLGTSLVILAIFGTMALFEGVRWQTILAVVLAGLVSLPFVWSFGLKEYQKDRVISFLNLDDDEYGKSWQVRQSIIAFGSGRMWGKGHVEGTQIQKGFVPEHENDFVAANWAEEHGFAGMLFLLGVYMALLLWSLRISSAARDRFGAHVGVGVAALIFWHVVVNLGMVTGMLPVVGLTLPLLSYGGSSLLTMMLALGLLLNVSMRRKPLMA from the coding sequence ATGCAGGGACCGTCCGGAAAACTGCAGCTCCTCTTCGAGCGCATCGACTGGCCGCTGCTGCTCATCGTGGGCACCCTCGGCGGCCTGGGCGTGCTCAACCTGTACAGCGCGGCGAGCGCCACCGGCGGCTTCGCGCTGCACACTCGCCAAGCCATCTGGTTTCTGACCGGGCTGGGGCTGGTCGGATTGGTCGCGCTTGTCGACTACCGCGTGATTGCGCGCTGGGCCTATATTATCTTCGGCGCCGTCGTCTTCCTCCTGGTCGCCGTCTTGCTCGTCGGCACCGAGCTCAACGGCTCGAAGCGCTGGCTGAACTTCGGCTTCTTCATGATGCAGCCCTCCGAGCTGCTCAAAGTGGCGGTGATCATCGTCACCGCACGCTTTTTCCACGATCAGGACCGATCCGAACCCTACGGGCTGTTCCAACTGGCCAAGCCGCTGGGGATCGTGGGCTTTGGCGTCTTTTTCGTGCTCATCCAGCCCGATCTGGGCACCTCGCTGGTCATCTTGGCGATCTTCGGCACGATGGCGCTCTTCGAGGGCGTTCGCTGGCAGACCATCCTGGCGGTCGTGCTCGCCGGGCTCGTCTCGCTGCCTTTTGTCTGGAGTTTCGGCCTCAAGGAGTACCAGAAGGACCGTGTGATCTCGTTCCTCAACCTCGACGACGACGAGTACGGCAAATCCTGGCAGGTGCGCCAGTCGATCATCGCCTTCGGATCGGGGCGCATGTGGGGCAAGGGCCACGTCGAAGGGACTCAGATTCAAAAAGGCTTTGTGCCCGAGCACGAAAACGACTTCGTCGCCGCCAACTGGGCCGAGGAGCACGGCTTTGCCGGCATGCTCTTTTTGCTCGGCGTCTACATGGCGCTGTTGCTATGGTCGTTACGCATCTCGAGCGCCGCGAGGGACAGATTCGGCGCACATGTCGGTGTGGGGGTGGCCGCGCTCATCTTCTGGCATGTGGTCGTCAACCTGGGCATGGTCACCGGCATGTTGCCGGTCGTCGGGCTGACGCTTCCCTTGCTGAGCTACGGGGGCAGCTCGTTGCTGACGATGATGCTCGCCCTCGGCTTGCTGCTCAATGTGAGCATGCGCCGAAAGCCGCTCATGGCCTGA
- a CDS encoding thioredoxin family protein: MATATIDELSDANFDTEVLKADRPTLVEFWAPWSSACERAEAGLEAVAADFEETVRTVRINVDDNPQTASNFSVTNLPSYVLFADGQTVARVTGSASKRTLRQLFEQAAG, from the coding sequence ATGGCAACAGCAACGATCGACGAGCTCAGCGACGCAAATTTCGACACCGAGGTGCTCAAGGCCGACCGTCCGACGTTGGTCGAATTCTGGGCGCCGTGGTCGAGCGCTTGCGAGCGCGCCGAGGCGGGCCTCGAGGCAGTCGCGGCCGATTTCGAGGAGACGGTGCGCACCGTGCGCATCAACGTCGACGACAATCCTCAGACCGCCAGTAACTTCAGCGTGACCAACCTGCCCTCGTACGTGCTGTTCGCCGACGGCCAGACGGTCGCACGCGTGACCGGCTCGGCCTCCAAGCGCACCCTGCGCCAACTCTTCGAGCAGGCGGCCGGTTGA
- a CDS encoding ABC transporter ATP-binding protein — protein MTEASEQNSNTPAQAAEDRKNLLVPDVERWPVDGGEPIIELRDVHKSFGDETVLDGLSLTITPGEITVIMGASASGKSVLIKHMNGLLKPDEGQVMLFGNDTKELGDVDLDRQRKRVGTLFQNYALFDSMTVLENVAFPLVENKAMSIGEAEERAAEILDDLGLGHVLDAYPPSLSGGMKKRVSLARAIIPNPEVVLFDEPTTGLDPIMMEFVDDMILDITERFGLTSVIISHDIASTMRLADSIAILYGGKIIAHGPPDEIRKSDDERIQKLLAGANKTDISADTAASTEFGEDYEYTVRVTDVYKSFGNNDVLKGVSFTLPKDKITILIGASGSGKSVMMKHILGLFQPDRGKVEVFGNDLSKMSESELREMRTKIGMLFQHAALFDSMTVAENVAFPLVARGTMSQSEAAPRVDDILDKLRLSKVRDDFPNEISNGQQKRVSLARALLTEPKLMIYDEPTTGQDPILAKYVEDMIVETQEAFDVTSVIISHDMAQTFRIADKVALLHHGEIIAEGAPASLLESEDERVREFVFAADVSRATKD, from the coding sequence ATGACCGAAGCCAGCGAGCAAAATTCGAACACGCCCGCGCAGGCGGCCGAAGACCGCAAGAACCTGCTCGTGCCCGACGTCGAGCGGTGGCCCGTCGACGGCGGCGAGCCGATCATCGAGCTGCGCGACGTCCACAAGTCGTTTGGCGACGAGACGGTGCTCGACGGGCTGTCCCTCACCATCACGCCCGGCGAGATCACCGTGATCATGGGGGCCTCGGCGTCCGGCAAGTCCGTGCTCATCAAGCACATGAACGGACTCCTCAAGCCCGACGAGGGGCAGGTGATGCTCTTTGGTAACGACACCAAAGAGCTGGGCGACGTCGACCTCGACCGTCAGCGTAAGCGCGTGGGCACGCTGTTCCAGAACTACGCGCTCTTCGACTCGATGACGGTGCTCGAAAACGTCGCCTTCCCGCTGGTCGAAAACAAAGCCATGTCCATCGGCGAGGCCGAGGAGCGCGCCGCCGAGATTCTCGATGACCTGGGCCTGGGCCACGTGCTCGACGCGTATCCTCCGTCGCTCTCCGGCGGCATGAAAAAGCGCGTCTCACTTGCGCGCGCCATCATCCCCAACCCCGAAGTCGTCCTGTTCGACGAGCCCACCACCGGCCTCGACCCGATCATGATGGAGTTCGTCGACGACATGATCCTCGACATCACCGAGCGCTTCGGGCTGACGAGCGTCATCATCAGCCACGACATCGCCTCGACGATGCGTCTGGCCGACAGCATCGCCATCTTGTACGGCGGCAAGATCATCGCCCACGGGCCGCCCGACGAGATTCGCAAGAGCGACGACGAGCGCATCCAGAAGTTGTTGGCGGGGGCGAACAAGACCGACATCAGCGCCGACACCGCCGCGTCGACCGAGTTTGGGGAGGATTACGAGTACACGGTGCGCGTGACCGACGTCTACAAGTCGTTCGGCAACAACGACGTGCTCAAAGGCGTGTCGTTTACGCTGCCCAAGGACAAGATCACGATTCTCATCGGCGCTTCGGGCTCCGGGAAGAGCGTGATGATGAAGCATATCCTGGGGCTCTTTCAGCCCGACCGCGGAAAGGTCGAGGTCTTCGGCAATGACCTGTCGAAGATGAGCGAGAGTGAGCTTCGCGAGATGCGCACCAAGATCGGTATGCTCTTCCAGCACGCCGCGCTCTTCGACTCGATGACGGTTGCCGAAAACGTCGCCTTTCCGCTGGTCGCCCGCGGCACGATGAGCCAATCGGAAGCCGCGCCGCGCGTCGACGACATCCTCGACAAGTTGCGCCTGTCGAAGGTGCGCGACGACTTTCCCAACGAGATCTCCAACGGCCAGCAAAAGCGCGTCTCACTCGCCCGCGCGCTGCTGACCGAGCCCAAGCTGATGATCTACGACGAGCCGACCACCGGCCAGGATCCCATCTTGGCCAAATACGTCGAGGACATGATCGTCGAGACGCAGGAGGCGTTCGACGTCACCAGCGTCATCATCAGCCACGACATGGCCCAGACCTTCCGCATCGCCGACAAGGTCGCGCTGTTGCATCACGGCGAGATCATCGCCGAGGGCGCGCCGGCCTCGTTGCTCGAGTCGGAAGACGAGCGGGTGCGCGAGTTCGTCTTCGCCGCCGACGTCTCGCGCGCCACGAAAGACTGA
- a CDS encoding Rieske (2Fe-2S) protein, with translation MSEDTKEEQEYKFFKVLADDKLAEGEGKEVRAGLKKVAIFKYEGEVHAIQNFCPHAGGPLGLGEFSNGVVRCPRHHWGFDVKTGACRTNPRYSTRRYPTRVEDGYILVGVPDDGKLV, from the coding sequence ATGTCCGAAGACACGAAAGAAGAGCAAGAATACAAATTTTTCAAAGTATTGGCCGACGACAAGCTCGCCGAGGGCGAAGGCAAAGAGGTGCGCGCCGGGCTCAAGAAGGTGGCGATCTTCAAGTACGAGGGCGAGGTTCACGCCATCCAGAATTTCTGCCCGCACGCCGGCGGCCCGCTGGGCCTGGGCGAGTTCTCCAACGGCGTGGTGCGCTGCCCGCGCCACCACTGGGGCTTCGACGTCAAAACGGGCGCGTGTCGCACGAACCCGCGCTACAGCACCCGCCGCTACCCCACCCGCGTCGAAGACGGCTACATTTTGGTCGGCGTGCCCGACGACGGCAAGCTGGTTTAG
- a CDS encoding nucleotide pyrophosphohydrolase, with protein MTEKSSELSLQQIQDAVDGWISQWEEGYWSPLANLARLVEEVGELSREINDQHGEKPKKSSEEEGRIGSELADILFVLVCIANSLDVDLTEEFEGVLEKYDIRDADRWTRKEDA; from the coding sequence ATGACCGAAAAGTCTTCCGAGCTCAGTCTGCAACAGATTCAGGACGCTGTCGATGGATGGATCTCTCAGTGGGAGGAGGGCTACTGGAGCCCGCTGGCCAACCTCGCTCGCCTCGTCGAGGAGGTCGGCGAGCTATCGCGCGAGATCAACGACCAGCACGGCGAGAAACCCAAAAAGTCGAGCGAAGAGGAGGGCCGTATCGGCTCCGAACTCGCCGATATCCTGTTCGTGCTCGTTTGCATCGCCAACTCACTCGACGTCGACCTGACCGAGGAGTTCGAAGGCGTGCTCGAAAAGTACGATATCCGTGATGCGGACCGGTGGACGCGCAAAGAGGACGCCTGA
- the purT gene encoding formate-dependent phosphoribosylglycinamide formyltransferase, translated as MSTLTFGTPNQEGARKLLLLGSGELGKEVILEAQRLGVETIAVDSYEAAPAMQVAHRSHVIDMQDADALRALVEKEKPDFIVPEIEAIATATLEELEEEGFNVIPTARATRLTMDREGIRKLVAEELGLRTSPYAFASTEEEFLAAVEEIGTPCVVKPVMSSSGKGQSVIEPGGRALDAWEYAIAGSRGRSQRVIVEGFVDFDTEITLLTVRHAGGTSFCPPVGHRQEGGDYVESWQPQPLADGVLEEAQQMAAKVTEELGGWGLFGVEFFIDGETVYFSELSPRPHDTGMVTMVSQELSEFALHVRAILGLPIPEIALLSPGASAVIRADGHGTKPIFTVDTAALETPGTHLRLFGKPTTRPGRRMGVGLARAESVEQARENAKKVASAVEVGYAEDAD; from the coding sequence ATGAGCACGCTCACGTTTGGAACCCCGAATCAGGAAGGCGCACGCAAGCTACTGTTGCTCGGCTCGGGAGAGCTGGGAAAAGAGGTCATCTTGGAGGCGCAACGCCTCGGCGTCGAGACCATCGCGGTCGATAGCTACGAGGCGGCGCCGGCGATGCAGGTCGCGCATCGCTCGCACGTCATCGACATGCAGGACGCCGACGCCCTTCGTGCGTTGGTCGAGAAGGAAAAGCCCGACTTCATCGTCCCCGAGATCGAGGCGATCGCCACCGCCACGCTCGAGGAGCTCGAGGAGGAAGGCTTCAACGTGATCCCGACGGCTCGGGCCACCCGGCTGACGATGGACCGCGAGGGGATTCGCAAGCTCGTGGCCGAAGAGCTCGGCCTGCGCACCTCGCCGTACGCCTTCGCCAGCACCGAAGAAGAATTCTTGGCCGCCGTCGAAGAGATCGGCACCCCGTGTGTGGTCAAGCCGGTGATGTCGTCGAGCGGTAAGGGCCAGTCGGTCATCGAGCCCGGCGGGCGCGCGCTCGACGCCTGGGAGTACGCCATCGCCGGAAGCCGCGGCCGTTCGCAGCGCGTCATCGTCGAGGGATTCGTCGACTTCGACACCGAGATCACGCTGCTCACCGTGCGTCACGCCGGCGGTACGAGCTTCTGCCCGCCGGTCGGCCACCGCCAGGAAGGCGGCGATTACGTCGAGTCGTGGCAGCCGCAGCCGTTGGCCGACGGCGTGCTGGAAGAAGCGCAGCAAATGGCAGCCAAGGTCACCGAGGAGCTCGGCGGGTGGGGACTCTTCGGCGTCGAGTTTTTCATCGACGGCGAGACGGTCTACTTCAGCGAGTTGTCGCCGCGGCCGCACGACACGGGCATGGTCACGATGGTCAGCCAAGAGCTGAGCGAGTTCGCGCTGCACGTGCGCGCCATTTTGGGGCTGCCGATCCCCGAGATCGCCCTGCTCTCGCCTGGCGCCTCGGCGGTCATTCGCGCCGACGGACACGGCACGAAGCCGATCTTTACGGTCGACACGGCGGCGTTGGAGACGCCGGGGACGCATCTGCGGTTGTTCGGCAAGCCCACGACGCGGCCTGGGCGGCGTATGGGTGTCGGTTTGGCGCGGGCGGAGAGTGTCGAGCAGGCGCGCGAGAACGCGAAAAAGGTCGCGTCGGCGGTGGAGGTCGGTTACGCGGAGGACGCGGATTGA